A DNA window from Vigna angularis cultivar LongXiaoDou No.4 chromosome 1, ASM1680809v1, whole genome shotgun sequence contains the following coding sequences:
- the LOC108321732 gene encoding uncharacterized protein LOC108321732: MDFDEYEYLEKTVEEDVDSSKKKKEVTDKIERSYRKRDVDDDPHADDRRSKRRGDDDNGGSKKDRDRDRDRDRERERDRSSGRHRSERERDGEKKERDKDRERRDKDKDKDKDKDRERRDRDKDKEKERERRERDKEREERERSRRSRSRSERDRDRERDFEMRDGRRFRDKKDAVEPEADPERDQRTVFAYQMPLKATERDVYEFFSKAGKVRDVRLIMDRNSRRSKGVGYIEFYDAMSVPMAIALSGQLLLGQPVMVKPSEAEKNLVQSNASGGAAGVAGPYGAVDRKLYVGNLHFNMTESQLREIFEPFGPVEVVQLPLDLETGHCKGFGFVQFTHLEHAKAAQSLNGKLEIAGRTIKVSCVTDHVGSQDTTAKSADLDDDEGGLTLNAHSRALLMQRLAGADISASMGMPVVNGSVPAQQAVSLPIGAPVLPAQVMPTPMVEPVGSPSECLLLKNMFDPTTESEPDFDIDIKEDVEEECSKYGRVKHIFVDKKSAGFVYLQFETVEAASAAQRAMHMRWFARRLISAIFMQPQLYEAKFKGE; encoded by the exons ATGGACTTCGACGAGTACGAATACCTGGAGAAGACAGTGGAGGAAGACGTGGATTCttccaagaagaagaaggaggtcACCGACAAGATCGAGAGAAGTTACCGGAAGCGCGACGTCGACGACGATCCCCACGCCGACGACAGAAGGAGCAAGAGAAGGGGCGACGACGACAACGGTGGTTCCAAGAAAGATCGCGACAGAGACAGGGATAGGGACAGAGAACGGGAACGTGACCGTTCCTCCGGCCGTCACAGGAGCGAGAGGGAGAGagatggagagaagaaagagagggaTAAGGATAGGGAGAGGAGGGATAAGGATAAGGATAAGGACAAGGACAAGGATAGGGAGAGGAGAGATCGTGATAAGGATAAGGAAAAGGAGCGCGAGAGAAGAGAGAGGGATAAGGAAcgagaggagagagagagatcCAGAAGGAGCAGGAGTCGCTCCGAGAGAGACAGAGACCGGGAGCGAGATTTCGAAATGCGCGATGGACG GAGGTTTAGGGATAAGAAAGATGCTGTGGAACCTGAGGCAGATCCAGAAAGGGACCAGAGAACTGTTTTTGCCTACCAG ATGCCATTAAAAGCAACAGAGAGAGATGTGTATGAGTTCTTCTCAAAAGCTGGCAAG GTGAGAGATGTTCGTCTGATCATGGATAGGAACTCAAGACGATCCAAAGGAGTTGG GTATATTGAATTTTATGATGCAATGTCAGTGCCAATGGCTATTGCTCTCTCTGGTCAACTTCTTCTCGGACAACCTGTAATGGTGAAACCTTCTGAAGCTGAAAAGAACCTTGTTCAATCTAATGCTTCTGGTGGAGCAGCTGGTGTAGCTGGTCCTTATGGAGCTGTGGACAGAAAATTGTATGTGGGGAATCTTCACTTCAACATGACAGAGAGTCAGCTACGGGAG ATTTTTGAGCCATTTGGTCCTGTTGAGGTTGTCCAACTGCCTCTTGACTTGGAAACAGGCCACTGCAAGGGTTTTGGGTTTGTTCAA TTTACCCATCTTGAACATGCCAAGGCTGCTCAGAGTTTAAATGGAAAATTGGAGATTGCTGGCAGGACTATCAAG GTCTCATGTGTAACGGATCATGTTGGAAGTCAAGATACCACCGCAAAATCGGCAGACTTAGATGATGATGAAGGTGGATTG ACTTTAAATGCTCACTCCAGAGCATTGCTGATGCAGAGGCTGGCTGGTGCTGACATTTCTGCAAG CATGGGTATGCCTGTTGTGAATGGCTCAGTTCCTGCTCAGCAGGCTGTTAGCTTACCTATTGGTGCACCAGTTCTTCCAGCACAAGTTATGCCTACCCCAATGGTAGAACCTGTAGGAAGCCCAAGCGAGTGTTTACTTTTAAAGAATATGTTTGATCCTACCACTGAG TCGGAACCAGATTTTGATATAGACATTAAAGAAGATGTAGAGGAAGAGTGTTCTAAATATGGCCGGGTGAAGCATATTTTTGTTGACAA AAAAAGTGCAGGTTTTGTCTATTTGCAATTTGAAACAGTGGAAGCAGCGAGTGCTGCTCAACGTGCAATGCACATGAGATGGTTTGCACGCAGGTTAATTTCAGCAATCTTCATG CAACCACAATTATACGAAGCCAAGTTTAAAGGGGAGTGA